A genomic stretch from Chryseobacterium sp. SNU WT5 includes:
- a CDS encoding thymidylate synthase: MQNYLDLLQHILENGTDKTDRTGTGTRSIFGYQLRYDLSKGFPMVTTKKVHLKSIIYELLWFLKGDTNIKYLNDNGVSIWNEWADENGDLGPVYGAQWRSWTGADGKVIDQITDVIEQIKNNPDSRRLIVSAWNAAEIPNMALAPCHALFQFYVADGKLSLQLYQRSADVFLGVPFNIASYALLLMMVAQICDLEVGDYVHTFGDVHIYNNHFEQVEKQLSRTPKPLPTMRLNSEIKNIFDFDFHDFTLENYSPDPGIKAPVAI; the protein is encoded by the coding sequence ATGCAAAACTACCTCGACCTACTTCAACATATTTTAGAGAATGGAACTGATAAAACCGACCGAACAGGAACAGGAACCAGAAGCATTTTTGGATACCAGTTACGTTATGATCTTTCAAAAGGTTTCCCGATGGTGACGACTAAAAAAGTCCATTTAAAGTCTATTATTTACGAGTTACTTTGGTTTTTAAAAGGTGATACAAATATTAAATACCTGAATGATAATGGCGTGTCAATCTGGAATGAATGGGCAGATGAAAACGGCGATCTTGGTCCTGTTTATGGTGCGCAGTGGCGTAGTTGGACAGGAGCTGATGGAAAAGTTATTGATCAGATTACCGACGTTATCGAGCAAATCAAAAACAACCCAGATTCCCGAAGATTAATTGTTTCTGCCTGGAATGCTGCCGAAATTCCGAACATGGCTTTAGCACCTTGTCATGCCTTGTTTCAGTTTTATGTCGCGGATGGGAAATTGTCACTTCAATTGTATCAAAGAAGTGCAGATGTATTTCTTGGAGTCCCTTTCAATATAGCTAGTTACGCTTTGTTACTGATGATGGTGGCACAGATTTGTGATTTAGAAGTTGGCGATTATGTACACACTTTTGGTGATGTTCATATTTATAATAATCATTTTGAGCAAGTGGAAAAACAACTTTCACGTACCCCAAAACCTTTACCGACAATGAGATTGAATTCGGAAATAAAAAATATTTTCGATTTTGATTTCCACGATTTCACGTTGGAAAACTATTCTCCTGATCCAGGAATAAAAGCGCCGGTTGCGATTTAA
- a CDS encoding alpha-amylase family glycosyl hydrolase: MDLSNRWKHATNIYEVNIRQYTKEGTFRAFEKEIPRLRSMGIETLWFMPITPISIKNKKGTLGSQYAAQDYVSINSEFGTLEDFKHLVSEAHKMGFKVLIDWVANHTGWDHVWTRTNPEFYLKDPATNDFQIASGMDDIIELDYSNAAMRQAMIDAMKFWVSETDIDGFRCDLASWVQVDFWKQARPEIDEIKPLFLLGEFDELENPEYGKVFDASYTWMWMHKTKVYNQDEISFEDLKDLLIRYSNIGDSSMRAWFTSNHDENTWNGTEYEKYGDLAIPLAVFSITWNGVPLIYNGQELPLKTKRLQFFEKDPIPWSDKKELNEFYQILLNLKTRNLALRGGDPAAKTFIIKTTADDKILAYLRKNDNDEVLTVLNFSKENISFTIDDERVIGIFKNIFSGPVKDFLQDKSFYLPVGGYAVLEK, translated from the coding sequence ATGGATTTATCCAATAGGTGGAAGCATGCCACCAATATTTACGAAGTCAATATCAGACAGTACACAAAAGAGGGAACTTTTCGAGCTTTCGAAAAGGAAATTCCTCGACTGCGATCAATGGGAATAGAAACTTTATGGTTCATGCCTATTACTCCAATTTCAATTAAAAATAAAAAAGGAACTCTCGGAAGTCAATATGCAGCTCAAGATTATGTTTCAATTAATTCAGAATTTGGCACGCTGGAAGATTTTAAACATCTGGTGAGTGAAGCGCACAAAATGGGTTTCAAAGTGCTGATCGATTGGGTGGCAAATCACACTGGTTGGGATCATGTTTGGACCAGAACAAACCCTGAATTTTATCTGAAAGATCCAGCAACCAATGACTTTCAAATTGCTTCAGGAATGGACGATATTATCGAGCTTGATTATTCAAATGCTGCAATGCGTCAGGCGATGATAGATGCCATGAAGTTTTGGGTTTCGGAAACTGATATTGATGGATTTAGATGTGATCTTGCAAGTTGGGTACAAGTTGATTTTTGGAAACAGGCAAGACCTGAAATAGATGAAATTAAACCACTTTTCTTATTAGGAGAGTTTGACGAACTTGAAAATCCAGAGTATGGAAAAGTTTTCGATGCCAGTTACACCTGGATGTGGATGCACAAAACGAAAGTTTATAATCAAGATGAAATTTCATTTGAGGATCTAAAAGATTTATTGATCCGCTATTCTAATATCGGTGATTCGTCAATGAGAGCCTGGTTCACCAGTAATCACGACGAAAATACCTGGAACGGGACAGAATATGAAAAATATGGTGATTTAGCTATTCCATTAGCTGTTTTTTCTATTACCTGGAATGGAGTTCCGCTTATTTATAATGGTCAGGAATTACCTTTAAAAACAAAACGGCTGCAGTTTTTCGAGAAAGATCCAATTCCCTGGTCCGATAAAAAGGAGCTTAATGAGTTTTACCAAATTTTATTAAATTTAAAAACGCGTAATCTCGCTTTGAGAGGTGGCGATCCTGCTGCGAAGACCTTCATAATAAAAACTACTGCAGATGATAAGATTTTAGCCTATCTTCGAAAAAATGATAACGATGAGGTATTAACAGTATTAAATTTTTCTAAAGAGAATATTTCTTTCACTATTGATGATGAGAGGGTGATTGGCATTTTCAAAAACATTTTTAGTGGTCCAGTAAAAGATTTTTTACAAGATAAAAGTTTTTACTTGCCTGTTGGAGGATATGCGGTCTTAGAAAAATAG
- a CDS encoding IS1096 element passenger TnpR family protein — protein sequence MVYKLRIILDTKEDIFRDVEIKGKQTLWNLHLGIKSAFSLMGDDLSLFDILDEDGAVVKSVPLEDMSDDGDGEIMSDVYISEVFEKKGDKIHFQYGFMDLWEFFCELVEIIDEKPAVNYPITVFRFGNMPLKAPSKSGAKNKKNNVVPLLDDDFGSFEDEYKAGSFEDDDDENYDDDDDDFNDDNFEDDLD from the coding sequence ATGGTTTACAAACTCCGAATTATTTTAGACACCAAGGAGGATATTTTTAGAGATGTAGAAATTAAAGGTAAGCAAACCCTTTGGAATCTTCACTTAGGAATTAAAAGTGCGTTTTCTTTAATGGGCGATGATCTGTCGCTGTTTGATATCTTAGATGAAGATGGAGCTGTAGTGAAATCGGTCCCTCTTGAAGATATGAGCGATGATGGGGACGGTGAAATCATGTCCGATGTTTATATTAGTGAAGTTTTTGAAAAAAAGGGAGACAAAATTCATTTTCAATATGGATTTATGGATTTATGGGAGTTCTTCTGCGAATTAGTAGAAATTATCGATGAGAAACCGGCGGTCAATTATCCAATTACCGTTTTCCGTTTTGGTAATATGCCTTTAAAAGCTCCAAGTAAATCTGGTGCGAAAAATAAAAAAAATAACGTTGTCCCATTGTTAGATGATGATTTCGGAAGTTTTGAAGATGAATATAAGGCAGGGAGTTTCGAGGATGATGATGATGAGAATTATGACGATGATGATGACGATTTCAATGATGACAATTTTGAAGATGACTTAGATTAA
- a CDS encoding sensor histidine kinase gives MKFHRLTILASLFLTVVMLFLIYVFDSAKHKFSETNQQFFLTLIFSSLVMALINYLVLDFLFNFYGKKQIRKISTILPEEIINEDSTLNFTELGQRVSDLNLRNTTELDTMKEMEIYRKEYIGNVSHELKTPLFTIQGYVDTLLEGGVENLTIRDKYLGRIDKSVERLLTIVKDLDMINQFESGEITLNKSQFDLNQLVREMIDLLDLEAQKKDTKIILQSTTSQTLVLADKQKISQVLMNLLSNAINYSNREKATITVRITAHRNKFLVVVSDNGMGIKPEMLPRIFERFYRVEASRNRHDGGSGLGLAIVKHILEAHHESIRVESTYLEGSKFSFYLQKAF, from the coding sequence ATGAAATTTCATCGGCTTACTATTCTCGCTTCTCTTTTTCTGACCGTTGTCATGCTTTTTCTGATCTATGTTTTTGATTCTGCAAAACATAAATTCTCCGAAACAAATCAACAATTCTTTTTGACGCTTATTTTCAGTAGTCTCGTGATGGCTTTGATCAACTATCTGGTGCTTGATTTTCTATTTAATTTTTATGGAAAAAAGCAAATCAGAAAAATATCAACTATTTTGCCGGAAGAGATCATCAATGAAGACAGTACGCTCAATTTTACCGAATTAGGTCAAAGAGTATCTGATCTTAATTTAAGAAATACGACTGAACTTGATACGATGAAAGAGATGGAAATCTACCGCAAAGAATACATCGGAAACGTTTCTCACGAACTAAAAACGCCTCTTTTCACGATACAAGGTTACGTAGACACTTTATTAGAAGGTGGCGTAGAGAATCTTACAATTCGTGATAAATATTTGGGTAGAATTGATAAATCAGTTGAACGGTTATTGACAATCGTGAAAGATTTGGATATGATCAACCAGTTTGAAAGTGGTGAGATAACCCTAAATAAAAGCCAGTTTGATCTGAACCAACTCGTAAGAGAAATGATTGATTTACTGGATTTAGAAGCCCAGAAGAAAGATACCAAAATCATATTGCAAAGTACAACCAGTCAAACCCTTGTACTTGCGGATAAACAGAAAATCTCTCAAGTTTTGATGAATTTATTGTCCAATGCTATTAATTATTCTAATCGGGAAAAAGCGACGATAACGGTAAGAATCACTGCCCACCGAAATAAATTTTTGGTAGTGGTTAGCGATAATGGGATGGGTATAAAACCAGAAATGTTACCGCGTATTTTCGAACGCTTCTATCGCGTTGAGGCTAGTAGAAACAGACATGATGGCGGTTCCGGACTTGGATTAGCAATAGTAAAACATATTCTGGAAGCGCACCATGAGAGTATCCGCGTGGAAAGCACCTATCTTGAAGGCTCAAAATTCAGCTTCTATCTACAAAAAGCGTTTTAA
- a CDS encoding response regulator: MSQKKVLLIDDEEDILEILSYNLIKEGYQVTTANNGNEGIRKAKEVIPDLILLDVMMPEKDGIETCTELRTIKELQKTLIVFLSARSEEFSQLAGFEAGANDYVVKLIKPKILISKINALLQLRSSSAQNAAKITIGDLIIDKDNVRVTKNGQNFLLPKKEFDLLYLLASNTEKVFKREEILDRVWGNEVVVGERTIDVHIRRLREKLGINTIQTMKGIGYKLVV; this comes from the coding sequence ATGAGTCAAAAAAAAGTACTTTTGATCGATGACGAGGAGGATATATTGGAAATTCTTTCCTACAATCTTATAAAAGAAGGTTACCAAGTCACCACCGCCAATAATGGAAATGAAGGTATAAGAAAAGCGAAAGAAGTTATTCCTGACCTTATTCTATTGGATGTAATGATGCCGGAAAAGGATGGGATCGAAACCTGTACAGAGCTGCGGACAATCAAGGAACTTCAGAAAACACTTATTGTTTTCTTATCCGCAAGAAGTGAGGAGTTTTCTCAGCTTGCTGGTTTTGAAGCAGGTGCAAATGATTATGTCGTAAAACTAATTAAACCAAAAATCCTGATTTCCAAAATAAATGCACTTTTGCAATTGCGATCTAGTTCTGCACAAAATGCCGCTAAAATCACAATTGGTGATTTAATTATTGATAAGGATAATGTGAGAGTAACCAAAAACGGCCAAAATTTTTTACTTCCCAAAAAAGAATTCGATTTGCTTTATCTTTTAGCATCTAATACCGAAAAGGTTTTTAAACGAGAGGAGATTTTAGATCGGGTATGGGGAAATGAAGTGGTTGTTGGAGAACGGACCATAGATGTTCATATCCGTCGTTTAAGAGAGAAGCTGGGAATCAACACGATCCAGACCATGAAGGGGATTGGTTATAAATTAGTTGTGTAA
- a CDS encoding TonB-dependent receptor plug domain-containing protein, giving the protein MKIRKLSLAVVMLYSATPFLYAQKSEQDTVKKEKNIEGIILKSSSNKKSESALLVDQKKAIIQKQSMGSEEISRKGISNVEQGLKKVTGITTVEGRGLFVRGLEERYNTLLINGLGSPSNNPFQKIIALKQFPTDVVGKLNIYKTFSTNLYADFAGATFDIETLTIDRPFSKVEFGIGYNTQTTFKNFKVNPDAYTMKGYIGQNSKGRQLPDEVKGYVPMNYEFSKQQSLNSFEDGWNVDKIKALPNTNIGFTTAQKFKVGEAGNLGLLLSLNQGTKYEMTDGNKNQFLSLQTVGEMNNDLNRKEYTYELESSALLGLGYKNKGLNVGFNTIYLQNSTNSISDFTGYKNQDIRNAGKGFFRVDQMDISKFLDVQLWASQKIGDRHLFKVGGSWVKNNFQQPDRKISEGILTDNPNEVKMNFGGNNLIRQYLDVDGNNYFSTLAEYAVLLGEKGDRKSYPWQVTVGYNGFVDHRSNSYRFINASINTDIAKTVVVDIDRPQQSFEDYIQKGYFHFKENTNETVYRSNLYQFVNAGYTSVNFKPNDTWDILVGGRVENSINITRYKKQGDSDFRDLIRNQYFLLPSLSIKKELNSKSNIRFAASKTLTRPILIEYMPITYINPDNENILGNKDLKNSENYNIDLKYEIFPTNKEMFAINLFVKKIEKAIERGYVASGNSTGTAITFFNAKNAVLGGVELEGTMNLSRISESLNQWTIGSNATFMYSKVERSENQLEQERLNNFTGELKDRKLQGAAPWTVNADLKYEFKNGQNLPQTASLVYNVSGSKIFTVGTSGLDHIYERPFHQLDFVYNTQLTKNWNIKMGILNLLNSTYQLDQGDDGYIPLNVRTNIHTDYKRGTSVNFTAGYTF; this is encoded by the coding sequence ATGAAAATTAGAAAACTGAGTCTTGCAGTTGTAATGTTATACTCCGCCACTCCATTTTTGTATGCCCAAAAATCGGAACAGGATACGGTAAAAAAAGAGAAGAACATTGAAGGAATTATACTGAAAAGTTCTTCTAATAAAAAATCCGAGAGTGCACTTTTAGTAGATCAGAAAAAAGCAATCATTCAAAAGCAATCAATGGGTTCTGAAGAAATCTCTAGAAAAGGAATTTCTAATGTGGAACAAGGACTAAAGAAGGTAACTGGTATTACTACAGTAGAAGGACGTGGATTGTTTGTAAGAGGTTTAGAAGAAAGATACAACACCTTACTTATTAATGGGTTAGGATCTCCATCAAATAACCCCTTTCAGAAAATTATTGCACTAAAACAATTCCCAACTGACGTAGTAGGAAAGCTGAATATTTACAAAACTTTCAGTACCAATTTGTATGCTGACTTTGCAGGTGCTACTTTCGATATCGAAACACTTACGATTGACCGTCCTTTTTCAAAAGTAGAATTTGGAATTGGTTATAATACGCAAACTACCTTTAAAAACTTCAAAGTTAATCCTGACGCCTACACAATGAAGGGTTATATAGGACAAAATTCCAAAGGAAGACAACTTCCTGATGAAGTAAAAGGATATGTTCCTATGAATTACGAATTCTCGAAACAACAATCTTTGAATTCATTTGAAGATGGTTGGAATGTAGATAAAATTAAAGCATTACCTAATACCAATATTGGTTTTACGACTGCACAAAAATTTAAAGTTGGAGAAGCAGGAAATTTAGGTTTGCTTTTATCCCTAAATCAGGGAACTAAATACGAGATGACTGATGGTAACAAAAACCAGTTTCTTTCTTTACAAACGGTAGGAGAAATGAACAATGATTTAAATAGAAAAGAATACACTTACGAATTAGAGTCGTCTGCTTTATTAGGTCTTGGATATAAAAACAAAGGTTTGAATGTAGGTTTTAATACCATCTATCTTCAAAATTCCACAAATTCAATCTCTGATTTTACAGGATATAAAAACCAAGATATACGCAATGCAGGCAAAGGATTTTTTCGAGTAGATCAGATGGATATTTCCAAGTTTTTGGATGTTCAGTTATGGGCTAGTCAGAAAATTGGAGATCGTCATCTCTTTAAAGTTGGAGGAAGCTGGGTGAAAAATAATTTCCAACAACCAGATCGAAAAATTTCTGAGGGAATTCTTACGGATAACCCGAACGAAGTAAAAATGAATTTTGGGGGAAATAACCTCATTCGACAATATTTGGATGTAGATGGTAATAATTATTTCTCTACACTAGCAGAGTACGCTGTACTGCTGGGAGAAAAAGGAGATAGAAAAAGCTACCCTTGGCAAGTTACTGTTGGATACAATGGATTCGTTGATCACCGTAGCAACTCCTACCGATTCATCAATGCTTCTATTAATACAGATATCGCTAAAACGGTTGTTGTAGATATTGACCGTCCACAGCAAAGTTTTGAAGATTATATCCAAAAAGGGTATTTCCACTTTAAAGAAAATACAAATGAAACGGTATATCGATCGAACTTGTATCAGTTTGTGAATGCCGGTTATACTAGTGTAAACTTTAAACCGAATGATACTTGGGATATTCTAGTGGGCGGTCGAGTTGAAAACAGCATCAATATAACGAGATATAAAAAGCAGGGAGATTCTGATTTTAGAGATTTAATTCGAAATCAATATTTTTTACTACCCTCTCTTTCCATTAAAAAGGAACTTAATTCAAAATCCAATATCCGTTTCGCAGCAAGTAAAACACTTACAAGACCAATCCTTATAGAATATATGCCGATTACCTACATTAATCCAGATAACGAAAATATCTTGGGTAATAAGGATCTTAAAAATAGTGAAAATTACAATATTGATCTAAAATATGAAATTTTCCCTACGAATAAGGAAATGTTTGCCATCAATCTTTTCGTAAAAAAAATAGAAAAAGCAATTGAAAGAGGTTATGTTGCTTCTGGAAATTCTACTGGTACTGCCATTACTTTTTTCAATGCGAAAAACGCTGTTTTAGGAGGAGTAGAACTGGAAGGAACTATGAATTTGTCTCGAATTTCCGAATCTCTAAACCAATGGACTATTGGAAGCAACGCGACGTTTATGTATTCCAAAGTAGAGCGAAGTGAAAATCAATTGGAACAAGAAAGACTCAATAACTTCACTGGGGAATTAAAAGACAGAAAACTACAGGGTGCAGCGCCTTGGACTGTAAATGCTGATTTAAAATACGAATTTAAGAATGGACAAAATCTTCCTCAAACTGCATCTTTAGTTTATAATGTTTCTGGATCGAAAATTTTTACTGTGGGAACTTCCGGTTTAGATCACATTTACGAAAGACCTTTTCACCAACTTGATTTTGTATATAATACCCAATTAACAAAAAACTGGAATATAAAAATGGGTATTTTGAACCTACTGAACAGTACCTATCAACTTGATCAAGGGGATGACGGTTATATTCCTTTGAATGTACGAACCAATATCCACACGGATTACAAACGCGGAACTTCTGTCAATTTTACGGCAGGTTATACTTTTTAA
- a CDS encoding barstar family protein: MNTVYIDFTDLGDTEDFYQQLKEKLPLPETFGDNLNALYDSITGFVELPLHLEFVNMSVDQLEDFEDLLATLEDADEELEDFSFAYYLEQYEDDEE, from the coding sequence ATGAATACTGTATATATAGACTTTACCGACCTCGGTGACACCGAAGATTTTTATCAGCAATTAAAAGAAAAATTGCCACTGCCAGAAACGTTTGGGGATAATTTAAATGCTCTTTATGATTCGATCACTGGATTTGTCGAACTGCCTTTGCATCTAGAATTCGTGAATATGAGTGTGGATCAATTAGAAGATTTCGAAGATCTATTGGCAACTTTAGAAGATGCAGATGAGGAGCTTGAAGACTTTTCATTTGCCTACTACCTCGAGCAGTACGAAGATGACGAAGAATAA
- a CDS encoding ribonuclease domain-containing protein, with amino-acid sequence MDRQKVKLVLTFIIGVLSTFLIMYMIKDNKRESEPERINKSEVSSNQNKYSENSAGINQSEVTKSSRNIDELTQERKVINYVKTNHKLPDYYLTKGEARKNGWVASKGNLCDVLPGKAIGGDHFSNREKTLPKGNKYFEADVNYNCGNRNADRIVFTKDGEVWLTKNHYKSFEKQ; translated from the coding sequence ATGGATAGACAGAAAGTCAAACTCGTTCTAACATTTATCATCGGCGTTTTAAGTACCTTTTTGATCATGTACATGATTAAAGATAATAAAAGGGAAAGTGAACCTGAGCGTATAAATAAGTCAGAGGTTTCTTCAAATCAAAATAAATACAGCGAAAATTCCGCGGGAATTAATCAATCAGAAGTCACAAAATCAAGTAGGAATATCGATGAACTGACGCAAGAACGAAAAGTTATTAATTATGTAAAAACCAACCACAAACTTCCAGATTATTACCTGACAAAAGGTGAAGCCCGCAAAAATGGTTGGGTGGCATCAAAAGGTAATCTCTGCGATGTTCTTCCTGGGAAAGCTATTGGTGGCGATCATTTCAGCAATAGAGAAAAAACACTTCCTAAAGGAAACAAATATTTTGAAGCGGATGTAAATTACAACTGCGGCAACAGAAACGCTGACCGCATCGTCTTTACAAAAGATGGAGAAGTATGGCTCACCAAAAATCATTACAAAAGTTTTGAGAAACAGTAA
- the nadE gene encoding NAD(+) synthase: protein MQTDKITDKIVNWLKDYASKANVKGYVIGVSGGIDSAVVSTLAAMTGLKTLLIEMPIRQNPDEVNRAWEHMEDLKKRFSNIEAISVNLTPAFEELYKTFDADGKDYPAEKLAFANTRSRLRMLTLYHYGQINGLLVCGTGNKVEDFGVGFFTKYGDGGVDVSPIADLYKTEVYALAKSLNLVESIQNAIPADGLWDEARTDEQQIGATYPELEKIQKEFGTKSESDYSGRDLEVYKIFSRMNKAAQHKIQPIPVCNIPEDWR from the coding sequence ATGCAGACCGATAAAATAACAGATAAAATAGTCAACTGGCTTAAAGATTATGCTAGTAAAGCAAATGTGAAAGGTTACGTGATAGGGGTTTCAGGAGGGATTGATTCTGCAGTAGTTTCAACACTCGCGGCTATGACGGGTTTAAAAACTTTATTAATTGAAATGCCGATCCGGCAGAATCCAGATGAGGTGAATCGTGCGTGGGAACACATGGAAGATCTGAAAAAACGATTTTCTAATATAGAAGCTATTTCCGTTAACCTTACTCCTGCTTTCGAAGAGCTGTATAAAACCTTCGATGCGGATGGTAAAGATTATCCCGCTGAAAAGCTAGCTTTTGCAAATACACGCTCAAGACTAAGAATGCTAACTTTATATCATTATGGACAAATTAATGGTCTGCTTGTTTGTGGAACAGGAAATAAAGTAGAAGATTTCGGTGTTGGTTTCTTTACCAAATATGGCGATGGTGGAGTAGATGTTTCCCCGATTGCAGATTTATATAAAACAGAAGTTTATGCTTTGGCTAAATCTTTAAACTTGGTTGAATCTATTCAAAATGCAATTCCAGCAGATGGACTTTGGGATGAAGCAAGAACCGACGAACAGCAAATTGGAGCGACCTATCCAGAACTGGAAAAGATTCAGAAAGAATTCGGAACCAAGTCGGAAAGTGATTATTCAGGTCGAGATCTGGAGGTTTATAAAATTTTCAGCAGAATGAATAAAGCGGCACAACATAAAATTCAACCTATTCCAGTTTGCAACATTCCAGAAGACTGGCGTTAA
- a CDS encoding GNAT family N-acetyltransferase — protein MAKIFIETSRLLLREIIAEDVEMIYLLDSNAKVMKYLGVKPVTTKAESEKTIKNIRKQYKENGIGRWAVIEKESNLLIGWSGLKVLTEPINGFKNVYEIGYRFLPEYWGKGYATEAGKAVLDYGFNLMNLDIIYACADIKNGDSCRILKDKLGFAEKGTFVDDVDNAICQWYELTKEKYSKN, from the coding sequence ATGGCAAAAATATTTATTGAAACCTCCAGACTTCTCCTAAGAGAAATTATTGCTGAAGATGTAGAGATGATCTATCTGCTCGACAGTAATGCGAAGGTGATGAAATATCTCGGAGTAAAGCCGGTGACCACTAAGGCAGAGTCCGAAAAGACCATTAAGAACATCCGAAAGCAATACAAAGAGAATGGTATTGGGAGATGGGCTGTAATCGAAAAGGAATCTAATTTGCTAATCGGTTGGAGCGGTTTAAAAGTATTGACGGAGCCAATTAATGGTTTTAAAAATGTGTATGAGATTGGGTACCGGTTTTTGCCAGAGTATTGGGGAAAAGGATATGCAACAGAAGCGGGCAAAGCTGTGTTGGATTATGGTTTTAATCTAATGAATTTGGATATTATTTATGCTTGTGCCGATATTAAAAATGGAGATTCCTGCAGAATATTAAAGGACAAATTAGGTTTTGCGGAAAAGGGAACATTCGTTGATGACGTAGATAATGCCATTTGTCAATGGTATGAATTAACAAAAGAAAAATACAGTAAAAATTAA
- a CDS encoding gliding motility protein GldB: protein MSSCKKDPKNLWEIEIKNPGEKAQIIDISKEFYDPGIPLEIFKNKYPWFQGTVPNEDFAERRIDKEEIKVYKEAVAKIDVQKLSSELGNLFSHINYYFPQFKNPAVFLYSSNLQGIMEPIFYQSDENLLFIDISAFMGENNPNYQGLEQYFQKSMNPNNILPKVSEVFAKNFVQPNTDQQKFIDLIVYQGKLMVLQDAFLPSEPDYLKMNYTQPQYDWAKANEANIWNYFVESNLVFSDDARLIERFINPAPFSKFYTEIDNESSPQIGIFTGWQICRKYYQEKPETKLADFLKMNAQEIFNQSNYKPKN, encoded by the coding sequence ATGAGTTCCTGTAAAAAAGATCCGAAAAATCTATGGGAAATAGAAATAAAAAATCCAGGTGAGAAAGCCCAGATCATCGATATTTCTAAAGAGTTTTATGATCCCGGTATCCCACTGGAAATTTTCAAGAACAAATATCCTTGGTTTCAAGGAACAGTGCCGAATGAAGATTTCGCAGAAAGAAGAATTGACAAAGAAGAAATAAAGGTCTACAAAGAAGCAGTTGCAAAAATCGATGTGCAGAAACTCAGCAGTGAGCTTGGTAACTTATTTTCGCACATCAACTATTATTTCCCCCAATTTAAAAATCCAGCTGTTTTTCTCTATTCGTCAAACTTACAGGGGATTATGGAACCAATTTTTTATCAATCTGATGAGAATCTCCTATTCATAGACATTTCTGCATTTATGGGTGAAAACAACCCCAATTATCAAGGTTTGGAGCAGTATTTCCAAAAGAGCATGAATCCTAATAATATTTTACCAAAAGTTTCAGAAGTTTTTGCGAAGAATTTTGTTCAACCAAATACAGATCAGCAGAAATTTATTGATCTCATTGTTTATCAAGGGAAGTTAATGGTTTTACAGGATGCTTTCTTACCATCAGAACCTGACTATTTGAAAATGAACTATACGCAACCACAATATGATTGGGCTAAAGCCAACGAAGCGAATATCTGGAACTATTTTGTAGAAAGTAATTTAGTTTTCAGTGACGACGCGCGTTTAATAGAAAGATTTATCAACCCTGCACCTTTTTCAAAATTTTATACGGAGATTGATAATGAATCCTCTCCACAAATTGGAATTTTCACAGGGTGGCAGATTTGCAGAAAATATTATCAGGAAAAACCAGAAACTAAGTTAGCAGACTTTTTAAAAATGAATGCTCAAGAAATATTTAATCAAAGTAATTATAAACCTAAAAATTAA
- the gldC gene encoding gliding motility protein GldC gives MRQTQITIDIELDDNHVPEKMTWNAEDGGIVKEETKATMISVWDDKKKEALRIDLWTKDMPVDQMKMFLHQILMSLSSTYEKATGEEDVAQWMDEMAEEFAQRSAIKM, from the coding sequence ATGAGACAGACCCAAATAACCATAGACATCGAGTTAGATGACAATCACGTTCCCGAGAAAATGACCTGGAATGCTGAAGATGGAGGTATTGTAAAAGAAGAAACCAAAGCAACAATGATTTCCGTGTGGGATGATAAGAAAAAAGAAGCTTTACGAATTGATCTTTGGACCAAAGATATGCCAGTTGATCAGATGAAGATGTTTCTTCACCAAATCTTAATGTCACTAAGCAGCACTTACGAGAAAGCTACAGGCGAAGAAGATGTTGCACAGTGGATGGATGAAATGGCAGAGGAATTTGCCCAGCGTTCCGCGATAAAAATGTAA